In Gadus chalcogrammus isolate NIFS_2021 chromosome 23, NIFS_Gcha_1.0, whole genome shotgun sequence, a genomic segment contains:
- the chst2b gene encoding carbohydrate sulfotransferase 2 isoform X2, which translates to MYGASSSPGPRTSSPPERRCVSGDAADRLRRDASVQRDETGRLIFPPTPLCFYRAAVDLPAVRCLGWASGNPGASVCVCEERIKYIVFIVGESVRSPWSRGRLPVQMRGKQYNQQLKLTAPWEKDAGYGRKLKTYRNHTKIIAQPGIVMKVLRRKRIVLFMAYFLLLVLTMLNLANYKWTKEPQQCNHQMRSTSYQSRSDIRFLYRPSLAKKRQLVYVLTTWRSGSSFFGELFNQNPHVFFLYEPMWHIWQKLYPGDAVSLQGAARDMLSSLYRCDLSVFQLYNSPGGKNFTSLGLFGATLNKVVCSYPLCSAYRKEAVGMVDDKLCKKCPPQSLRLLEEECLKYGTVVIKGVRILDVNVLAPLMEDPSLDLKVIHLVRDPRAVANSRIKSRHGLIRENLQVVRSRDPKLRRVPFVDPGHKANKKDGSDYHSIGAMEVICDRTSRTLRSALAAPPWLKGRYMAVRYEDLVEDPVKTLRSVYGFANLTANRDIEQFALNMTSGPSSSSKPFIVSSRNATQAASAWRTVLSIQQIKQVEDYCHHAMAVLGYDRVRTAGEAKDLSRSLLSPSKL; encoded by the exons ATGT ACGGCGCTTCATCGTCTCCGGGACCGCGGACATCGTCTCCCCCCGAGCGGCGCTGTGTGAGCGGGGATGCAGCAGACAGACTGCGCAGAGATGCCTCCGTCCAACGTGACGAAACAGGGCGTCTGATCTTCCCTCCAACGCCTCTTTGTTTTTATCGTGCGGCCGTGGATCTACCGGCGGTGCGGTGTCTCGGATGGGCCTCCGGGAACCCGGGcgcctcggtgtgtgtgtgtgaagaacg AATAAAATACATCGTTTTTATCGTCGGTGAGAGTGTGAGGAGTCCCTGGTCGCGGGGGAGGCTTCCAGTCCAGATGAGAGGCAAACAGTATAATCAACAGCTGAAGTTGACGGCGCCCTGGGAGAAGGATGCTGGCTACGGCAGGAAGCTCAAGACGTACCGCAACCACACCAAGATCATAGCCCAGCCCGGCATCGTCATGAAGGTGCTCCGGCGGAAGCGCATCGTGCTGTTCATGGCCTActtcctgctgctggtgctgaccATGCTGAACCTGGCCAACTACAAGTGGACCAAGGAGCCGCAGCAGTGCAACCACCAGATGAGGAGCACGTCCTACCAGAGCCGCTCCGACATCCGCTTCCTCTACCGGCCCTCGCTGGCCAAGAAGCGGCAGTTGGTGTACGTGCTGACCACCTGGAGGTCCGGCTCCTCCTTCTTCGGCGAGCTCTTCAACCAGAACCCCCACGTCTTCTTCCTGTACGAGCCCATGTGGCACATCTGGCAGAAGCTGTACCCGGGGGACGCGGTGTCGCTGCAGGGCGCCGCGCGGGACATGCTGAGCTCGCTGTACCGCTGTGACCTCTCGGTGTTCCAGCTCTACAACAGCCCCGGGGGCAAGAACTTCACGTCGCTGGGGCTGTTCGGGGCCACGCTCAACAAGGTGGTGTGCTCCTACCCGCTGTGCTCGGCCTACCGCAAGGAGGCGGTGGGCATGGTGGACGACAAGCTGTGCAAGAAGTGCCCGCCGCAGAGCCTGcgcctgctggaggaggagtgCCTGAAGTACGGCACCGTCGTCATCAAGGGCGTCCGCATCCTGGACGTCAACGTGCTGGCGCCGCTGATGGAGGACCCCTCGCTGGACCTCAAGGTGATCCACCTGGTGCGGGACCCCCGCGCCGTGGCCAACTCCCGGATCAAGTCCCGCCACGGGCTGATCCGGGAGAACCTGCAGGTGGTGCGCAGCCGGGACCCCAAGCTGCGCCGGGTCCCCTTCGTGGACCCGGGCCACAAGGCCAACAAGAAGGACGGCTCGGACTACCACTCCATCGGCGCCATGGAGGTGATCTGCGATCGCACCTCGCGGACGCTGCGCTCCGCCCTGGCGGCCCCGCCGTGGCTCAAGGGGCGGTACATGGCGGTGCGCTACGAGGACCTCGTGGAGGACCCGGTGAAGACCCTGCGGAGCGTCTACGGCTTCGCCAACCTCACGGCCAACCGCGACATCGAGCAGTTCGCCCTGAACATGACGAGCGGGCCCAGCTCCTCGTCCAAGCCCTTCATCGTGTCGTCGCGGAACGCCACGCAGGCGGCGAGCGCCTGGAGGACGGTGCTGAGCATCCAGCAGATCAAGCAGGTGGAGGACTACTGCCACCACGCCATGGCCGTGCTGGGCTACGACCGCGTGCGCACGGCCGGCGAGGCCAAGGACCTGAGCCGCTCGCTGCTCAGCCCCTCCAAgctgtga
- the chst2b gene encoding carbohydrate sulfotransferase 2 isoform X1, with protein MLWEDACSAGVPLSSAACALIISSPDGASSSPGPRTSSPPERRCVSGDAADRLRRDASVQRDETGRLIFPPTPLCFYRAAVDLPAVRCLGWASGNPGASVCVCEERIKYIVFIVGESVRSPWSRGRLPVQMRGKQYNQQLKLTAPWEKDAGYGRKLKTYRNHTKIIAQPGIVMKVLRRKRIVLFMAYFLLLVLTMLNLANYKWTKEPQQCNHQMRSTSYQSRSDIRFLYRPSLAKKRQLVYVLTTWRSGSSFFGELFNQNPHVFFLYEPMWHIWQKLYPGDAVSLQGAARDMLSSLYRCDLSVFQLYNSPGGKNFTSLGLFGATLNKVVCSYPLCSAYRKEAVGMVDDKLCKKCPPQSLRLLEEECLKYGTVVIKGVRILDVNVLAPLMEDPSLDLKVIHLVRDPRAVANSRIKSRHGLIRENLQVVRSRDPKLRRVPFVDPGHKANKKDGSDYHSIGAMEVICDRTSRTLRSALAAPPWLKGRYMAVRYEDLVEDPVKTLRSVYGFANLTANRDIEQFALNMTSGPSSSSKPFIVSSRNATQAASAWRTVLSIQQIKQVEDYCHHAMAVLGYDRVRTAGEAKDLSRSLLSPSKL; from the exons ATGCTCTGGGAGGATGCGTGTAGTGCTGGAGTGCCGCTGAGCAGCGCTGCATGTGCTCTGATCATCTCCTCTCCAGACGGCGCTTCATCGTCTCCGGGACCGCGGACATCGTCTCCCCCCGAGCGGCGCTGTGTGAGCGGGGATGCAGCAGACAGACTGCGCAGAGATGCCTCCGTCCAACGTGACGAAACAGGGCGTCTGATCTTCCCTCCAACGCCTCTTTGTTTTTATCGTGCGGCCGTGGATCTACCGGCGGTGCGGTGTCTCGGATGGGCCTCCGGGAACCCGGGcgcctcggtgtgtgtgtgtgaagaacg AATAAAATACATCGTTTTTATCGTCGGTGAGAGTGTGAGGAGTCCCTGGTCGCGGGGGAGGCTTCCAGTCCAGATGAGAGGCAAACAGTATAATCAACAGCTGAAGTTGACGGCGCCCTGGGAGAAGGATGCTGGCTACGGCAGGAAGCTCAAGACGTACCGCAACCACACCAAGATCATAGCCCAGCCCGGCATCGTCATGAAGGTGCTCCGGCGGAAGCGCATCGTGCTGTTCATGGCCTActtcctgctgctggtgctgaccATGCTGAACCTGGCCAACTACAAGTGGACCAAGGAGCCGCAGCAGTGCAACCACCAGATGAGGAGCACGTCCTACCAGAGCCGCTCCGACATCCGCTTCCTCTACCGGCCCTCGCTGGCCAAGAAGCGGCAGTTGGTGTACGTGCTGACCACCTGGAGGTCCGGCTCCTCCTTCTTCGGCGAGCTCTTCAACCAGAACCCCCACGTCTTCTTCCTGTACGAGCCCATGTGGCACATCTGGCAGAAGCTGTACCCGGGGGACGCGGTGTCGCTGCAGGGCGCCGCGCGGGACATGCTGAGCTCGCTGTACCGCTGTGACCTCTCGGTGTTCCAGCTCTACAACAGCCCCGGGGGCAAGAACTTCACGTCGCTGGGGCTGTTCGGGGCCACGCTCAACAAGGTGGTGTGCTCCTACCCGCTGTGCTCGGCCTACCGCAAGGAGGCGGTGGGCATGGTGGACGACAAGCTGTGCAAGAAGTGCCCGCCGCAGAGCCTGcgcctgctggaggaggagtgCCTGAAGTACGGCACCGTCGTCATCAAGGGCGTCCGCATCCTGGACGTCAACGTGCTGGCGCCGCTGATGGAGGACCCCTCGCTGGACCTCAAGGTGATCCACCTGGTGCGGGACCCCCGCGCCGTGGCCAACTCCCGGATCAAGTCCCGCCACGGGCTGATCCGGGAGAACCTGCAGGTGGTGCGCAGCCGGGACCCCAAGCTGCGCCGGGTCCCCTTCGTGGACCCGGGCCACAAGGCCAACAAGAAGGACGGCTCGGACTACCACTCCATCGGCGCCATGGAGGTGATCTGCGATCGCACCTCGCGGACGCTGCGCTCCGCCCTGGCGGCCCCGCCGTGGCTCAAGGGGCGGTACATGGCGGTGCGCTACGAGGACCTCGTGGAGGACCCGGTGAAGACCCTGCGGAGCGTCTACGGCTTCGCCAACCTCACGGCCAACCGCGACATCGAGCAGTTCGCCCTGAACATGACGAGCGGGCCCAGCTCCTCGTCCAAGCCCTTCATCGTGTCGTCGCGGAACGCCACGCAGGCGGCGAGCGCCTGGAGGACGGTGCTGAGCATCCAGCAGATCAAGCAGGTGGAGGACTACTGCCACCACGCCATGGCCGTGCTGGGCTACGACCGCGTGCGCACGGCCGGCGAGGCCAAGGACCTGAGCCGCTCGCTGCTCAGCCCCTCCAAgctgtga
- the chst2b gene encoding carbohydrate sulfotransferase 2 isoform X3, protein MRGKQYNQQLKLTAPWEKDAGYGRKLKTYRNHTKIIAQPGIVMKVLRRKRIVLFMAYFLLLVLTMLNLANYKWTKEPQQCNHQMRSTSYQSRSDIRFLYRPSLAKKRQLVYVLTTWRSGSSFFGELFNQNPHVFFLYEPMWHIWQKLYPGDAVSLQGAARDMLSSLYRCDLSVFQLYNSPGGKNFTSLGLFGATLNKVVCSYPLCSAYRKEAVGMVDDKLCKKCPPQSLRLLEEECLKYGTVVIKGVRILDVNVLAPLMEDPSLDLKVIHLVRDPRAVANSRIKSRHGLIRENLQVVRSRDPKLRRVPFVDPGHKANKKDGSDYHSIGAMEVICDRTSRTLRSALAAPPWLKGRYMAVRYEDLVEDPVKTLRSVYGFANLTANRDIEQFALNMTSGPSSSSKPFIVSSRNATQAASAWRTVLSIQQIKQVEDYCHHAMAVLGYDRVRTAGEAKDLSRSLLSPSKL, encoded by the coding sequence ATGAGAGGCAAACAGTATAATCAACAGCTGAAGTTGACGGCGCCCTGGGAGAAGGATGCTGGCTACGGCAGGAAGCTCAAGACGTACCGCAACCACACCAAGATCATAGCCCAGCCCGGCATCGTCATGAAGGTGCTCCGGCGGAAGCGCATCGTGCTGTTCATGGCCTActtcctgctgctggtgctgaccATGCTGAACCTGGCCAACTACAAGTGGACCAAGGAGCCGCAGCAGTGCAACCACCAGATGAGGAGCACGTCCTACCAGAGCCGCTCCGACATCCGCTTCCTCTACCGGCCCTCGCTGGCCAAGAAGCGGCAGTTGGTGTACGTGCTGACCACCTGGAGGTCCGGCTCCTCCTTCTTCGGCGAGCTCTTCAACCAGAACCCCCACGTCTTCTTCCTGTACGAGCCCATGTGGCACATCTGGCAGAAGCTGTACCCGGGGGACGCGGTGTCGCTGCAGGGCGCCGCGCGGGACATGCTGAGCTCGCTGTACCGCTGTGACCTCTCGGTGTTCCAGCTCTACAACAGCCCCGGGGGCAAGAACTTCACGTCGCTGGGGCTGTTCGGGGCCACGCTCAACAAGGTGGTGTGCTCCTACCCGCTGTGCTCGGCCTACCGCAAGGAGGCGGTGGGCATGGTGGACGACAAGCTGTGCAAGAAGTGCCCGCCGCAGAGCCTGcgcctgctggaggaggagtgCCTGAAGTACGGCACCGTCGTCATCAAGGGCGTCCGCATCCTGGACGTCAACGTGCTGGCGCCGCTGATGGAGGACCCCTCGCTGGACCTCAAGGTGATCCACCTGGTGCGGGACCCCCGCGCCGTGGCCAACTCCCGGATCAAGTCCCGCCACGGGCTGATCCGGGAGAACCTGCAGGTGGTGCGCAGCCGGGACCCCAAGCTGCGCCGGGTCCCCTTCGTGGACCCGGGCCACAAGGCCAACAAGAAGGACGGCTCGGACTACCACTCCATCGGCGCCATGGAGGTGATCTGCGATCGCACCTCGCGGACGCTGCGCTCCGCCCTGGCGGCCCCGCCGTGGCTCAAGGGGCGGTACATGGCGGTGCGCTACGAGGACCTCGTGGAGGACCCGGTGAAGACCCTGCGGAGCGTCTACGGCTTCGCCAACCTCACGGCCAACCGCGACATCGAGCAGTTCGCCCTGAACATGACGAGCGGGCCCAGCTCCTCGTCCAAGCCCTTCATCGTGTCGTCGCGGAACGCCACGCAGGCGGCGAGCGCCTGGAGGACGGTGCTGAGCATCCAGCAGATCAAGCAGGTGGAGGACTACTGCCACCACGCCATGGCCGTGCTGGGCTACGACCGCGTGCGCACGGCCGGCGAGGCCAAGGACCTGAGCCGCTCGCTGCTCAGCCCCTCCAAgctgtga